From Chromohalobacter canadensis, one genomic window encodes:
- the dacB gene encoding D-alanyl-D-alanine carboxypeptidase/D-alanyl-D-alanine endopeptidase yields MLSRLFQCRRLRSSQRVGRRVLSLLVLMGLPLAAQAEGFDNLSSLADKGFVIGAQAQLLGSGESLGALDPTRRLSPASVTKLYTAAASLDRWGPQHRFTTQLMATGDVDAQGVLHGDLVLDGGGDPALTSENLWRLVQRLRERGVRAVDGQLVVSQWRFGPVTCVTTDRCKARTRSDNAYSASLSSAAVNYGSWCNRVKPGAAVGDAASISDCATVAPLIRLDNQVKTVAHGGDTRLNAERISSERGDTLRVSGQIARDSFSREIYRGSSDPAEQTAKTLMALLEQAGVEVKGYATSTTPPPTTAKRLAAVDGKPLQELLLRMLNYSNNFMADTLALDLVAKPRAELKDAGDALMRFAQELPGHGVPTLASGSGLTPENRVSARDLNALLAAMYQHSALFPTFVAGLQLPTNGPMHFIRRGSDTFQQSVMLKTGTLNEPVTVRAVAGYFRTQTGRWGSFAVLVNGTSQTPYLAWRQVLPLVAADLTNMIEAH; encoded by the coding sequence ATGCTGAGTAGGCTGTTCCAATGCCGACGCTTGCGCTCCTCGCAGCGTGTCGGGCGTCGTGTGCTTTCGCTTCTGGTCTTGATGGGCTTGCCGCTAGCCGCGCAGGCCGAGGGTTTCGACAACCTATCCTCGTTGGCAGATAAAGGCTTCGTGATCGGCGCTCAGGCGCAGTTGTTGGGTAGCGGTGAAAGCCTGGGTGCGCTCGATCCTACGCGGCGGCTTTCGCCGGCCTCGGTGACCAAGCTCTATACCGCCGCCGCGAGCCTCGACCGCTGGGGGCCGCAGCATCGTTTCACCACGCAGTTGATGGCCACCGGCGATGTCGATGCCCAGGGCGTGCTGCATGGCGATCTGGTGCTCGATGGCGGCGGCGACCCCGCCCTGACCAGCGAAAACCTATGGCGCCTGGTGCAACGCTTGCGTGAACGCGGCGTGCGTGCCGTCGATGGCCAATTGGTGGTCAGCCAATGGCGCTTTGGTCCAGTAACCTGCGTGACCACCGACCGCTGCAAGGCGCGCACGCGCTCCGACAATGCCTATAGCGCCTCATTGTCATCGGCGGCGGTGAATTACGGCAGTTGGTGCAATCGGGTCAAGCCCGGCGCAGCTGTGGGCGACGCAGCCTCCATCAGCGATTGCGCGACGGTGGCCCCTCTCATACGCCTCGATAATCAGGTCAAGACCGTGGCGCATGGCGGAGACACGCGCCTGAATGCCGAGCGCATCAGCAGCGAGCGCGGCGACACCTTGCGTGTCAGTGGGCAGATCGCGCGCGATAGCTTCTCGCGCGAAATCTATCGCGGCAGTTCCGATCCCGCCGAACAGACTGCCAAGACCTTGATGGCGTTGCTCGAGCAGGCAGGGGTCGAGGTCAAGGGCTACGCAACCAGCACGACACCGCCGCCGACCACCGCCAAGCGCTTGGCGGCGGTGGATGGCAAGCCGTTGCAGGAATTGCTGCTGCGCATGCTCAATTATTCCAATAACTTCATGGCCGATACCCTGGCGCTGGATCTCGTCGCCAAGCCGCGCGCCGAGCTAAAGGACGCCGGTGATGCCCTGATGCGATTCGCCCAAGAGCTGCCGGGCCACGGCGTGCCGACGCTCGCCAGCGGCAGTGGCCTGACTCCCGAGAACCGTGTCTCGGCCCGCGATCTCAATGCCTTGCTGGCAGCGATGTATCAGCACTCGGCGCTGTTTCCGACCTTCGTGGCCGGCCTGCAACTGCCGACCAACGGGCCCATGCATTTCATTCGCCGAGGCAGCGACACCTTCCAGCAGAGCGTCATGCTCAAGACCGGTACGCTCAACGAGCCGGTCACGGTGCGTGCGGTGGCCGGCTATTTCCGCACCCAAACCGGGCGTTGGGGCAGCTTCGCAGTGCTGGTCAACGGCACCTCGCAAACGCCGTATCTCGCTTGGCGACAAGTACTGCCCCTGGTAGCGGCGGACTTGACGAATATGATCGAGGCCCACTGA
- the trmB gene encoding tRNA (guanine(46)-N(7))-methyltransferase TrmB: MHANSRAIVTQQTAPHEDLSRRVSRALTHPWRKPLASHTRIAFGAARTWLHEQDKPLILDAGCGVGVSTRRLAARFPGHAVIGIDRSADRLSREHGELPDNALLVRADLVDFWRLALQEGWQPARHYLLYPNPYPKASHLKMRWHGHPVFPALAGLGGELEARSNWRLYLEELALALAQATGCEPCLEPCEPSGEYLTPFEHKYHASGQPLWRLTATLAHRPALLPT; the protein is encoded by the coding sequence ATGCATGCCAATTCCCGCGCCATCGTTACCCAGCAGACCGCGCCGCATGAGGATCTTTCGCGGCGTGTGTCGCGGGCGTTGACGCACCCCTGGCGAAAGCCGTTGGCATCGCACACGCGGATAGCGTTCGGCGCGGCGCGGACATGGTTGCATGAGCAGGATAAACCGTTGATTCTCGATGCGGGCTGTGGCGTAGGGGTCTCCACCCGGCGTCTGGCTGCGCGTTTTCCCGGTCATGCGGTGATCGGCATCGACCGTAGCGCCGATCGTCTTTCCCGTGAGCACGGCGAACTGCCCGACAACGCCCTGCTGGTGCGTGCCGATCTGGTGGATTTCTGGCGTTTGGCGTTACAAGAGGGGTGGCAGCCGGCACGTCATTATCTGCTCTATCCCAATCCGTACCCCAAAGCGTCACACCTCAAGATGCGCTGGCACGGCCACCCGGTTTTTCCGGCCCTGGCGGGACTCGGCGGCGAACTGGAAGCGCGCTCCAACTGGCGGCTCTATCTCGAGGAATTGGCCCTGGCGTTGGCGCAAGCCACGGGGTGCGAGCCGTGTCTCGAACCCTGCGAGCCGTCGGGCGAATATCTCACGCCTTTCGAACACAAATATCACGCCAGCGGCCAACCACTATGGCGACTGACGGCGACGCTGGCGCACCGCCCTGCGTTGTTGCCCACGTAG
- a CDS encoding MDR family oxidoreductase — protein MPRALMLHDDAPRARLETLDESQLPERAVRVAIDYSDLNYKDAMAVTGHGKIVREYPLVPGIDFAGTVTDSTDARFAADDRVILTGWGVGERHWGGFAEAMRVDADWLVPCPQPLSTRQAMLFGTAGLTAMLSVMRLKEAGLGPGDGPVVVTGASGGVGSWAVSILAHEGFEVHAITGKPEQNAWLEALGAHAILSRANFESRGRPLESTQWAGAVDTVGGQILANLLAQMNYAGKVAAVGLAGDAALPTTVMPFILRGVSLLGVDSVYIPFDRRRAAWQRIAALPNALLSHMHVEEVGLDDVPDRAHAMLEGRTHGRVLIDPRR, from the coding sequence ATGCCCCGTGCACTCATGCTCCATGACGACGCTCCCCGCGCCCGCCTCGAAACACTCGATGAAAGCCAATTGCCGGAGCGCGCGGTACGCGTCGCGATCGACTATTCGGACCTCAACTACAAGGACGCCATGGCGGTCACCGGCCATGGCAAGATCGTGCGCGAGTATCCGTTGGTGCCGGGGATCGATTTCGCCGGCACGGTGACAGATTCCACGGATGCACGCTTCGCCGCCGATGACCGCGTGATCCTCACCGGCTGGGGCGTCGGCGAGCGTCATTGGGGCGGTTTCGCCGAAGCAATGCGCGTCGATGCCGACTGGCTGGTGCCCTGCCCGCAACCGCTCAGCACTCGGCAGGCAATGCTCTTCGGTACCGCCGGACTCACCGCCATGCTTAGTGTGATGCGACTGAAAGAAGCCGGCCTCGGGCCCGGCGATGGACCGGTCGTGGTTACCGGCGCCAGCGGCGGCGTGGGCAGTTGGGCGGTGTCGATCCTCGCCCATGAAGGTTTCGAGGTTCACGCCATCACCGGTAAGCCCGAGCAGAACGCCTGGCTCGAAGCGCTTGGTGCCCACGCCATTCTGTCCCGCGCCAACTTCGAATCACGCGGCCGGCCGTTGGAATCGACGCAGTGGGCAGGCGCTGTGGATACCGTCGGCGGCCAGATCCTGGCCAACCTCCTGGCGCAAATGAACTACGCGGGCAAGGTCGCCGCCGTGGGGCTGGCGGGCGACGCCGCGCTGCCGACCACGGTGATGCCATTCATCCTGCGCGGTGTATCGCTGCTCGGCGTGGACAGCGTGTATATCCCCTTCGACCGGCGCCGCGCGGCATGGCAACGCATCGCCGCCCTGCCCAATGCATTGCTTTCGCACATGCATGTCGAGGAGGTGGGCCTCGACGACGTGCCCGACCGGGCTCACGCCATGCTCGAGGGCCGCACCCACGGGCGCGTGCTCATCGATCCACGACGCTAG
- a CDS encoding DMT family transporter, translating into MVYVFLALAIIAEVVATSALKASQEFTRLWPSVTVVVGYALAFYMLTLALRDLPVGIAYAFWAGLGIVLVTLIGVVVYGEKPDLPAILGLGMIIAGVAIIQVFSRMSSH; encoded by the coding sequence ATGGTGTATGTATTTTTGGCCCTCGCGATCATCGCCGAGGTCGTGGCCACCAGCGCACTCAAGGCGTCCCAGGAGTTCACTCGCTTGTGGCCGAGCGTGACCGTGGTCGTGGGCTACGCCTTGGCGTTTTATATGCTCACGCTGGCGCTTCGCGATTTGCCGGTGGGTATCGCCTATGCGTTCTGGGCCGGGCTTGGCATCGTGCTGGTCACACTGATTGGGGTGGTGGTATATGGCGAGAAACCCGATTTACCCGCGATTCTCGGTCTGGGAATGATCATCGCCGGGGTTGCCATCATCCAGGTGTTTTCGCGTATGTCCTCGCATTAG